In Chryseobacterium sp., the genomic window ACAGCGTCCCCCTGTTCGATTTCAAAATTGATATCACGCAAGGACCATACATATTCAGAATCTCCCTTAGTTGTTCTGTCGTTGGTTTCTCCTATTTTCAGGTACGGATCTTCTTTTCCTCTTACTTTATGCCAGAATCTGTTGAGATCGTGGGATAGGGTGCCGGTTCCCACCTGTCCGAGGCGGTATTGTTTTGATATATTTTCTGCTTTTAAAGCCAGCATGTTTTGATTGGATTTTAAATTTATAAAAGAGAACTGCTATACGGTATCCATGAAAGTCTTTTCAACTTTATTGAATATCAATATTCCTACTAATAAAAGAATAAGAATAAGAACCGTACTGATTCCAAGCATCAGAGGCGAGAAATCACCTACACCCAGCCAGGCATATTTAAAACATTCGAAAATTCCTGTAAGCGGATTATAATAGGCAAGCTTTTTAAAACCTGCAGGAAGTGAAGATACCGGATAGATAACAGGAGTGGCATACATATATAAGCTGATCCCAAATCCCAGGAGCATACTAAGGTCTTTGTATTTTGTGGTAAGGGCTGAGAATATCATTCCTACTCCTAAGGCAAAGAAAGCCATCAGTATAATGAGAACAGGGGTTGCCAGTATCCATATATTGGGCTGTACTTTTCCCTGACTTAAGTAATATGCCCATGCAAGGATAAACAGAAGAAACTGCACGGAAAAGCGCATCAGATTGGATATAACGATGGATATTGGAGTTACCAGCCTGGGGAAATATACTTTTCCAAAA contains:
- a CDS encoding ABC transporter permease, with the translated sequence MNEPQQKWTETIEADHSLLDIQLKEVWRYKDLIYMFVKRDFISSFKQTILGPIWFFINPILTTIVYLVVFGAIAKLPTDGAPPILFYLAGVTLWNYFSASLLATSSTFLGNSAIFGKVYFPRLVTPISIVISNLMRFSVQFLLFILAWAYYLSQGKVQPNIWILATPVLIILMAFFALGVGMIFSALTTKYKDLSMLLGFGISLYMYATPVIYPVSSLPAGFKKLAYYNPLTGIFECFKYAWLGVGDFSPLMLGISTVLILILLLVGILIFNKVEKTFMDTV